The following coding sequences lie in one Azoarcus sp. PA01 genomic window:
- a CDS encoding type IV secretory system conjugative DNA transfer family protein → MKIKMNNAVGPQVRTKKGAGGKLLPVLGAVSLGGGLQSATQFFAHTFNYPANLGDHFNHVYAPWSILEWASKWYSHYPNEIMQAGSIGLMVSTVGLLGVAVAKVVSSNSSKANEYLHGSARWAGKKDLQAAGLLPRPRRLFDVVRGKDAALSTGVYVGGWEDKGGNFYYLRHNGPEHVLSYAPTRSGKGVGLVVPTMLSWDASAVVTDLKGELWAMTAGWRKKHAKNKVLRFEPATANGSVCWNPLDEIRLGTDYEVGDVQNLATLIVDPDGKGLGSHWQKTAFALLVGVILHALYKAKDDTTTATLPSVDAMLADPNRDIGELWMEMATYGHVAGQNHPAIGSTARDMMDRPEEEAGSVLSTAKSYLALYRDPVVARNVSRSEFRIRDLMHSDDPVTLYIVTQPNDKDRLRPLVRVMVNMVVRLLADKLDFENGRPVAHYKHRLLLMLDEFPSLGKLQIVQESMAFVAGYGIKCYLICQDINQLKSRETGYGPDETITSNCHVHNAYPPNRMETAEHLSRLTGQTTVVKEQITTSGRRTAAMLGQVSRTFQEVQRPLLTPDECLRMPGPRKNADGHIEEAGDMVVYVAGYPAIYGKQPLYFKDPVFQARAAVEAPKASDRLIQFAEAGEGITI, encoded by the coding sequence ATGAAGATCAAGATGAACAATGCGGTCGGGCCTCAAGTTCGCACCAAGAAAGGCGCGGGCGGCAAGTTGTTGCCCGTGCTCGGGGCGGTGTCGCTTGGGGGGGGATTGCAGTCTGCTACTCAATTTTTCGCCCACACCTTCAATTACCCGGCGAACCTCGGCGACCATTTCAACCACGTCTATGCGCCGTGGTCGATCCTCGAGTGGGCCTCGAAGTGGTATTCCCACTATCCGAACGAAATCATGCAGGCGGGGAGTATCGGCCTGATGGTTTCCACGGTCGGGCTGCTGGGCGTGGCGGTGGCGAAAGTCGTGTCCTCGAACTCGTCGAAGGCGAACGAGTACCTGCACGGCTCCGCACGTTGGGCCGGGAAGAAAGACCTCCAGGCGGCCGGATTGCTGCCCCGGCCCCGCCGCCTCTTCGATGTTGTCAGGGGCAAGGACGCTGCCCTGTCCACGGGCGTCTATGTCGGCGGCTGGGAGGACAAGGGCGGGAATTTCTATTACCTGCGCCATAACGGCCCGGAACACGTCTTGAGCTATGCCCCTACCCGCTCGGGCAAAGGTGTCGGCTTGGTTGTTCCGACGATGCTGTCTTGGGATGCCAGCGCCGTCGTCACCGATCTGAAAGGCGAGCTGTGGGCAATGACTGCCGGGTGGAGGAAGAAGCACGCCAAGAACAAGGTGCTGCGGTTCGAGCCGGCTACTGCGAACGGGAGCGTGTGCTGGAATCCGCTGGACGAAATCCGGCTGGGTACTGATTACGAGGTTGGCGATGTTCAGAATCTCGCGACCCTGATTGTCGACCCGGACGGGAAGGGCTTGGGTTCGCATTGGCAGAAAACGGCGTTTGCACTCTTGGTCGGCGTGATCCTTCACGCGCTCTACAAAGCGAAAGATGACACCACCACGGCCACGCTGCCATCGGTCGATGCGATGCTGGCCGATCCGAACCGCGACATTGGCGAGCTGTGGATGGAGATGGCGACCTATGGGCACGTCGCCGGGCAGAACCATCCTGCCATCGGTTCCACCGCCCGCGACATGATGGATCGGCCTGAGGAAGAAGCGGGCTCGGTCCTGTCTACAGCGAAGTCCTACCTCGCCCTGTACCGCGATCCCGTCGTGGCCCGCAACGTGAGTCGCTCCGAATTCCGCATCCGCGATCTGATGCATTCGGATGACCCGGTGACGCTCTACATCGTCACGCAACCCAATGACAAGGATCGGCTGCGGCCCTTGGTTCGCGTCATGGTGAACATGGTTGTCCGTCTGCTTGCGGACAAGTTGGATTTCGAGAATGGGCGGCCGGTGGCGCACTACAAGCACCGGCTGTTGCTGATGCTCGATGAGTTTCCCAGCCTTGGGAAATTGCAGATCGTGCAAGAGTCGATGGCGTTCGTGGCGGGCTACGGCATCAAGTGCTACCTGATCTGCCAGGACATCAACCAACTCAAGAGCCGTGAAACGGGGTACGGACCCGATGAAACCATCACCTCCAACTGCCATGTGCACAACGCCTATCCCCCGAACCGTATGGAGACTGCCGAACACCTGTCTCGGCTGACCGGACAGACCACCGTAGTCAAGGAGCAGATCACGACCAGCGGGCGCCGCACGGCCGCGATGCTCGGGCAGGTTTCCCGCACGTTCCAAGAAGTGCAGCGCCCCTTGCTGACACCGGATGAGTGCTTGCGGATGCCCGGTCCTCGGAAGAACGCGGACGGCCACATCGAAGAGGCGGGCGACATGGTGGTGTACGTGGCCGGTTATCCCGCCATTTACGGCAAGCAACCGCTCTACTTCAAAGATCCGGTCTTCCAGGCGCGCGCTGCGGTGGAGGCGCCGAAAGCCAGTGATCGCCTGATCCAGTTTGCGGAAGCAGGGGAGGGGATCACGATATGA
- a CDS encoding relaxase/mobilization nuclease domain-containing protein, translated as MIAKHVPMRSLAKSDFAELVEYITDEQDKTERLGQVTATNCEAATLQAVIGEVLATQRQNTRAAGDKTSHLLVSFRPGEHPSVETLKAIEERISDGLGYGEHQRVSAVHHDTDNLHLHIAINKIHPERHTMHEPFQSYRILADLCAVLERDYGLEQDNHQSRRSMAEGRAADMERHAGVESLVGWVRRECLKEMRGAQSWTELHQVMRENGLALRERGNGLVVEAADGTRVKASTLARELSKPGLEARLGPFEPSPDRLAKPKIRRQYEKSPIRLRVNTVELYARYKAEQQTLTAARADALAKARRRKDRAVEGAKRANRLRRATLKVVDSQGVGKKVLYSQASTALRDQLTEIHEEYAKEREKLYQGFQRRAWTDWLKQEALQGNADALAALRGREAAQGLKGNTVAGQGAAKPERAHVLDNITKKGTIIFRVGQSAVRDDGDKLQVSREATREGVQAALRLAMERYGSQITVNGTPDFKAQVIRTAVDSQLPITFADSALELRRQQLLSKEKAYERAARTERGRTDRRRLGGAGPSAAADDNLTRTGAGAGRGGNDTRGGAGMDASAHVGRKPNVGGLGRVPPPQSQHRLRGMSELGVVRIASGSEVLLPRDVHRHVEQQGAQSDHALRRDAVGAGRLKPAQQAAADKSLAEGKDKHLKYFDITKNSLYNVNARGFSFAGLRHVEGQTSALLRRDDADVVMVLSIDHATARRLSRVAVGDPVTVTPRGSIQTSKGRSR; from the coding sequence GTGATCGCGAAGCACGTCCCAATGCGGTCCCTTGCCAAGAGCGACTTCGCCGAGCTGGTAGAGTACATCACCGACGAGCAAGACAAAACGGAACGCCTCGGGCAGGTCACAGCTACGAATTGCGAGGCCGCCACCCTGCAGGCGGTCATCGGGGAAGTGCTTGCTACGCAGCGGCAGAACACCCGGGCGGCCGGCGACAAGACCAGTCACCTGCTGGTGAGTTTTCGGCCCGGTGAACACCCGAGCGTGGAGACTTTGAAAGCGATTGAGGAACGTATCTCTGACGGCCTCGGTTACGGCGAGCACCAGCGTGTCAGTGCGGTACACCATGACACCGACAATCTTCACCTTCACATCGCCATCAACAAGATCCACCCGGAGCGGCACACGATGCATGAGCCGTTCCAGTCCTATCGCATCCTTGCGGATCTGTGCGCCGTGCTCGAGCGGGATTACGGGCTGGAGCAGGACAACCACCAATCGCGGCGCTCGATGGCCGAGGGGCGCGCCGCGGACATGGAGCGTCATGCGGGCGTCGAAAGCCTAGTGGGCTGGGTCCGGCGGGAATGCTTGAAGGAAATGCGCGGGGCGCAATCGTGGACCGAGCTGCACCAGGTCATGAGGGAAAACGGCCTTGCGCTGCGCGAGCGCGGCAATGGCTTGGTTGTAGAAGCGGCAGACGGTACGCGAGTCAAAGCCAGCACCCTCGCCCGTGAGCTTTCCAAACCGGGTCTTGAGGCCCGGCTTGGTCCCTTCGAGCCGTCGCCGGATCGGCTGGCGAAGCCGAAGATCCGGCGGCAATACGAAAAGTCTCCCATTCGCCTGCGCGTCAATACGGTCGAGCTCTATGCGCGGTACAAGGCCGAGCAGCAGACCCTCACAGCGGCACGAGCCGACGCGCTGGCGAAAGCCCGGCGCCGCAAGGATCGTGCTGTAGAGGGTGCGAAGCGGGCCAACCGGCTCCGGCGCGCGACCCTCAAGGTTGTCGACAGCCAGGGCGTCGGCAAGAAGGTGCTCTATTCGCAGGCCAGTACTGCCCTGCGCGACCAGCTGACCGAGATCCATGAGGAGTATGCGAAAGAACGGGAAAAGCTCTACCAGGGCTTCCAGCGGCGGGCGTGGACGGACTGGTTGAAGCAGGAGGCCCTACAGGGCAATGCGGACGCGTTGGCCGCCCTGCGGGGTCGTGAGGCGGCCCAGGGCCTCAAGGGCAACACCGTCGCCGGACAGGGTGCAGCGAAGCCCGAGCGCGCCCATGTTCTGGACAACATCACCAAGAAGGGCACGATCATCTTCCGCGTCGGCCAGTCGGCTGTCCGCGACGATGGCGACAAGCTCCAGGTTTCCCGCGAGGCCACGCGCGAGGGGGTGCAAGCCGCGCTGCGTCTGGCGATGGAGCGGTATGGCAGCCAGATCACCGTCAACGGCACCCCCGACTTCAAGGCTCAAGTTATCAGGACTGCCGTCGATTCCCAGCTACCTATCACGTTTGCCGATTCCGCTTTGGAATTGCGGCGGCAACAGCTTTTGAGCAAGGAGAAAGCCTATGAGCGAGCGGCACGAACTGAGCGAGGACGAACTGATCGACGCCGCCTTGGCGGCGCTGGACCAAGCGCCGCTGCCGACGACAACCTTACCCGAACCGGGGCTGGAGCCGGCCGAGGCGGCAACGACACCAGAGGCGGGGCGGGCATGGACGCCTCCGCCCATGTCGGCCGCAAGCCCAACGTTGGAGGCCTTGGACGAGTTCCGCCGCCCCAAAGCCAGCACCGTTTGCGAGGAATGTCCGAACTCGGTGTGGTTCGCATCGCCAGCGGAAGTGAAGTGCTATTGCCGCGTGATGTTCATCGTCACGTGGAGCAGCAAGGAGCCCAATCAGATCACGCATTGCGACGGGACGCTGTTGGGGCAGGACGGCTGAAACCCGCGCAACAGGCTGCAGCGGACAAATCCCTCGCCGAGGGCAAAGATAAGCACCTAAAATACTTCGATATAACGAAAAACAGTCTATATAATGTGAATGCCCGTGGTTTTTCATTTGCTGGCCTTCGTCATGTCGAGGGTCAGACGTCGGCTCTTCTCAGGCGAGACGATGCTGACGTTGTCATGGTTCTGTCCATCGACCACGCCACGGCCCGGCGCTTGTCCCGTGTAGCGGTCGGCGATCCCGTCACCGTCACCCCCCGGGGTTCGATCCAAACGTCGAAGGGAAGGAGTCGATGA
- the traJ gene encoding conjugal transfer transcriptional regulator TraJ, whose product MRKGARPTAGKRKHHLRVPVFPEEKKLIEDQARRAGMSVARFLREVGQGYRIGGVVDYEQVRELARINGDLGRLGGLLKLWLTNDERTTQFGEATIRAVLSRIEATQDEMGQVMMTVVMPRAER is encoded by the coding sequence ATGCGGAAAGGCGCAAGGCCAACCGCCGGGAAGCGCAAGCACCACCTACGGGTGCCTGTGTTCCCGGAAGAGAAGAAGCTGATCGAAGATCAGGCCCGGCGAGCCGGGATGAGCGTTGCCCGCTTTCTGCGCGAAGTCGGGCAGGGCTACCGCATCGGTGGTGTGGTCGATTACGAGCAGGTGCGCGAACTCGCCCGAATCAATGGCGATCTTGGCCGCCTCGGCGGGCTGCTGAAGCTTTGGCTCACCAACGACGAGCGCACCACGCAGTTTGGCGAGGCGACTATTCGCGCGGTCCTGTCCCGCATCGAGGCGACCCAGGACGAGATGGGGCAGGTCATGATGACCGTCGTCATGCCGAGGGCCGAGCGATGA
- a CDS encoding conjugal transfer protein TraD — protein sequence MTEEITDPKAAILHDLMNAMDVIREKLIDAQTPGYQAEFDPDEAERVGAFAEDALSEQDALDSDVDLVDATVPTERQEG from the coding sequence ATGACAGAGGAGATTACCGATCCCAAAGCCGCGATCCTCCATGATCTGATGAATGCGATGGACGTGATCCGCGAGAAGCTGATCGACGCCCAGACACCCGGTTATCAGGCCGAGTTCGATCCGGATGAGGCCGAGCGCGTTGGCGCCTTCGCGGAAGACGCCTTGAGCGAACAAGACGCGCTCGACAGCGATGTTGATCTGGTTGACGCGACCGTTCCGACCGAGCGGCAGGAGGGTTGA
- a CDS encoding IS5 family transposase (programmed frameshift) — protein MRKSYPSAISGEQFELIRPLLESARRKTCPRRVDLYEVFCAVLYLLRSGCQWRMLPEGFPKWRTVHAYFAIWSEPREGGSLLEQTLKNQGGAARQRLERNACSTLLIVDAQSVKNTDTAAQKGYDAGKKVSGIKRPIAVDTQGLPYAVAVNRAEVTDRKGALQALRRCKPGLERVQSVLCDSAYMGQPFAQGVREILGQGVTVQIAKRREPHAFKVMPKRGIVERSFAWLEKNMRLWKNCERLLNTSLQFIHLSFLALLLNRL, from the exons ATGAGGAAGAGCTATCCGAGCGCCATCAGTGGCGAACAGTTCGAGCTCATCCGTCCGCTGCTGGAGAGTGCGCGCAGGAAGACCTGTCCGAGGCGCGTGGACCTGTACGAAGTGTTCTGCGCGGTGTTGTATCTGCTCAGGAGTGGCTGCCAGTGGCGCATGCTGCCCGAGGGGTTTCCCAAATGGCGCACCGTGCACGCGTACTTTGCCATCTGGAGCGAGCCGCGCGAGGGTGGTAGCCTGCTGGAGCAGACTTTAAAAAATCAGGGTGGCGCGGCCCGGCAGAGACTGGAGCGCAACGCCTGCAGCACGCTCTTGATCGTGGACGCGCAAAGCGTGAAGAACACGGATACGGCGGCCCAGAAGGGCTATGACGCGGGCAAGAAGGTGTCGGGGATCAAGCGCCCCATCGCGGTCGACACCCAAGGCTTGCCATATGCGGTGGCGGTGAACAGGGCTGAGGTGACGGACCGCAAGGGCGCGCTGCAGGCG CTGCGTCGTTGCAAGCCTGGGCTCGAGCGGGTGCAAAGCGTGCTGTGCGACAGCGCCTATATGGGCCAGCCCTTCGCGCAGGGCGTGCGCGAGATCCTGGGTCAGGGCGTGACGGTGCAGATCGCCAAGCGCCGCGAACCCCACGCGTTCAAGGTGATGCCCAAGCGCGGAATCGTCGAGCGCAGCTTTGCCTGGCTGGAAAAGAACATGCGACTATGGAAGAACTGCGAGCGGCTGCTCAACACCAGCTTGCAGTTCATCCACCTCTCATTCCTGGCCCTTTTGCTCAATAGACTTTAA
- a CDS encoding conjugal transfer protein TraL, with the protein MAKIHMVLQGKGGVGKSMISAVIAQYKAGKGQKPICIDTDPVNATFEGYKALDVRRLNILEGDEINTRNFDILVEQIATAEVDVIVDNGASSFVPLSHYLISNQVPALLRDMGHELVVHTVITGGQALQDTVSGFAQLASQFPAECLFVAWLNPYWGAIEHEGKGFEQMKAYITNKDRVSAIIQIPSLKEETYGRDFTEMLQARLTFDEALAMSSLTIMTRQRLKIVKGQLFAQLENTAVL; encoded by the coding sequence ATGGCCAAGATCCACATGGTTCTGCAAGGGAAAGGCGGCGTCGGCAAGTCGATGATCTCGGCGGTCATTGCGCAGTACAAGGCAGGGAAGGGGCAGAAGCCCATATGCATTGACACGGATCCGGTCAATGCGACGTTCGAGGGATACAAGGCCCTCGACGTGCGGCGCCTCAACATCCTGGAGGGCGATGAGATCAACACCAGGAACTTCGATATCCTGGTCGAGCAGATCGCCACCGCCGAGGTCGACGTCATCGTCGACAACGGTGCCAGCTCTTTCGTGCCGCTCTCGCACTACCTCATTAGCAACCAGGTGCCGGCGCTACTCCGGGACATGGGGCATGAGCTGGTGGTGCACACCGTCATTACGGGCGGGCAGGCTCTCCAAGATACGGTGAGCGGTTTCGCCCAGCTCGCCAGCCAATTCCCCGCCGAATGCCTGTTCGTCGCCTGGCTGAACCCCTATTGGGGCGCCATCGAGCACGAGGGCAAGGGGTTCGAGCAAATGAAGGCGTACATCACGAACAAGGATCGCGTGTCGGCCATCATCCAGATTCCGTCGCTCAAGGAAGAAACCTACGGCCGCGACTTTACGGAAATGCTCCAAGCTCGCCTTACCTTTGATGAGGCCTTGGCGATGAGCTCTCTCACGATCATGACGCGGCAGCGGCTCAAGATCGTGAAAGGCCAGCTCTTCGCCCAGCTCGAGAATACGGCGGTGCTGTGA
- the traF gene encoding conjugative transfer signal peptidase TraF: MSTLFKRIAAGVALVGAVSMAGAALAYAAGARINTTKSIPVGLYWTSRAAVEKGAYVLFCPPQVQVFNEARERGYIGAGFCPGGYGYMMKRVLAAKGDDVAVSNEGVRVNGELLPMSAPRAVDAGGRPLPRFHADRYTLRAAEVLLMSDVSGTSFDGRYFGPINRSQIQTVVSPVITW; the protein is encoded by the coding sequence ATGAGCACCCTCTTCAAGAGGATCGCCGCGGGGGTGGCGCTGGTCGGCGCGGTCAGCATGGCCGGTGCGGCGCTGGCCTATGCGGCCGGCGCTCGCATCAACACCACGAAGAGCATCCCGGTCGGCCTGTACTGGACGAGCCGCGCAGCGGTGGAGAAGGGCGCCTATGTCTTGTTCTGTCCGCCGCAAGTCCAGGTCTTCAACGAAGCGCGAGAGCGAGGCTACATCGGCGCCGGTTTTTGCCCCGGCGGCTACGGCTACATGATGAAGCGCGTTTTAGCGGCTAAAGGTGATGACGTCGCCGTATCCAACGAGGGCGTACGCGTCAATGGCGAACTGCTACCCATGAGTGCCCCCAGGGCTGTCGACGCTGGCGGACGTCCGCTGCCCAGGTTCCACGCAGACCGCTACACCCTTCGCGCCGCCGAAGTGCTGCTCATGTCCGACGTCAGCGGCACGTCCTTCGATGGCCGTTACTTCGGCCCCATCAATCGTTCGCAGATCCAGACCGTCGTTTCCCCAGTCATTACCTGGTAA
- a CDS encoding conjugal transfer protein TraM, whose amino-acid sequence MSDKIESIIKEIAAKHGIAVGRDDPILVLQTINERLMQDSAVAQQETLDRFKEELESIAHRWGEDAKSKAERTLNAALTASKETMMKGMQEGAKAAAESARCEVEAAVGRLAGSIRDGRRIAIMNMIAGALAVFAAAMALLSTL is encoded by the coding sequence ATGTCGGACAAGATCGAGTCGATCATCAAGGAGATCGCGGCCAAGCACGGCATCGCCGTTGGCCGCGATGATCCGATCCTGGTCCTGCAAACGATCAATGAGCGACTGATGCAGGACAGCGCGGTCGCCCAGCAGGAAACGCTGGACCGCTTCAAGGAAGAACTGGAATCCATCGCACACCGGTGGGGCGAAGACGCCAAGAGCAAGGCGGAACGGACGTTGAATGCGGCGCTGACAGCGAGTAAGGAAACCATGATGAAAGGGATGCAGGAGGGTGCGAAAGCGGCCGCCGAATCGGCGCGCTGCGAGGTGGAGGCCGCGGTCGGGCGGCTCGCCGGCTCAATCCGGGACGGCCGGCGGATCGCGATCATGAACATGATCGCGGGCGCCCTGGCTGTCTTTGCAGCAGCCATGGCGCTGCTCTCGACGTTATGA
- a CDS encoding TraK family protein, whose translation MAKSYTEELAGWVSKHKTQRPRQDKNIVAFLAVKGDVKAALDAGYSMKTIWEHLHETKRIEYRYETFTLHVKRYIRAKPRAEHQVEQQLPQEQSKPQVLAAPTKPDQAQSEPRKTSLPSVGGFTFNATPKKEDLF comes from the coding sequence ATGGCGAAGAGCTACACCGAAGAACTTGCCGGGTGGGTGAGCAAACACAAGACACAAAGACCGCGCCAGGACAAGAACATCGTTGCGTTCTTGGCCGTGAAGGGCGACGTGAAGGCAGCGCTCGATGCAGGCTACTCCATGAAAACCATCTGGGAGCACCTGCACGAAACGAAGCGCATCGAGTATCGCTATGAGACTTTCACGCTGCATGTGAAGCGGTACATCCGGGCCAAGCCTCGAGCCGAACACCAAGTCGAGCAGCAGCTACCGCAGGAGCAGAGCAAGCCACAAGTTCTGGCGGCCCCAACGAAGCCCGACCAGGCGCAAAGCGAGCCCCGAAAGACCTCGCTGCCCTCCGTGGGAGGCTTCACGTTCAACGCAACACCGAAGAAAGAGGACTTGTTCTAA
- a CDS encoding DNA topoisomerase 3 has product MRLFIAEKPSVAKAISSELGQTGKGHGFIQCGNDTVTWCFGHMLEQAEPDDYTPDEMPRNGSGKKVWRIDELPIIPTDWLLKPKDDAKKQLAVIGKLLKEAAEIVNAGDPDREGQLLVDEVLEYFRCNKPARRFWVSAQDSVSVKRGLAALKDNGAYRCWAAAARGRQRADWLIGMNLSRAYTLRAKRGGSRALLTVGRVQTPTLALIVARDREIEAFKPVPYHTIRAEIQHPGGAFLASWRAKENQPGLDPEGRLVDTAAANALVAKVTGRAGAVAEYKQEAKKQHQPLAFALSDITLLASNKFGYSAEDVLNACQALYETHKLTSYPRTDCAYLPESQHADVPRVLEAIQHVNAELAGLVAGADPRLQSKTWDDSKITAHHGIVPTLHKGSKAGLSEKERNIYDLIVRVYLAQFYPVHEYLSTTVGVDIEGETFVAAGKVVTRNGWRDVYQEVDEQDADKDTDESVNQSLPAMKKGDGVTCKHATRKDAKTKPPARFTEGTLIRAMENIHKFVPDPEHKKMLREGDGIGTSATRASIISELKRREFLASKGKQIVSTTLGRSMIDALPEVVKSPVLTALYERMLKGIEQGTAELAAFSAKQEAFIRDQVAKANDGAVTITGGREALPISSLYKCMACGHGLIRRPTKKPGVFWWACSNFPMCKQSYPESKNPKLKDRPDYSASRHNNHEQE; this is encoded by the coding sequence ATGCGATTGTTCATCGCGGAAAAACCGTCCGTCGCAAAGGCCATCTCAAGCGAGCTGGGTCAGACCGGAAAAGGCCACGGCTTCATCCAGTGCGGCAACGATACCGTGACCTGGTGCTTCGGGCATATGCTCGAACAGGCCGAACCCGACGACTACACGCCCGACGAGATGCCCCGCAACGGCAGCGGCAAGAAAGTCTGGCGGATCGACGAGCTGCCCATCATCCCGACCGACTGGCTTCTCAAGCCGAAGGACGACGCGAAGAAGCAGCTCGCCGTGATCGGCAAGCTGCTCAAGGAAGCCGCCGAGATCGTCAACGCCGGCGACCCCGACCGCGAAGGCCAATTGCTGGTCGATGAGGTCCTGGAATACTTCCGTTGCAACAAGCCTGCGCGCCGCTTTTGGGTATCCGCCCAGGATTCCGTTTCCGTGAAGCGTGGCCTTGCCGCTCTCAAGGACAACGGCGCTTATCGTTGCTGGGCCGCTGCCGCGCGGGGGCGGCAGCGGGCCGACTGGCTGATCGGGATGAACCTCAGTCGCGCCTATACCCTGCGCGCGAAGCGCGGCGGCTCGCGGGCGCTCCTCACGGTGGGCCGTGTGCAGACGCCGACCCTTGCCCTCATTGTCGCTCGAGACAGGGAAATCGAGGCGTTCAAGCCGGTCCCGTATCACACCATCCGGGCCGAGATTCAGCATCCTGGCGGCGCTTTTCTCGCCTCCTGGCGAGCGAAGGAGAATCAGCCGGGCCTTGATCCCGAGGGGCGGCTCGTCGACACCGCCGCGGCAAATGCGCTGGTGGCGAAGGTGACGGGCAGGGCCGGCGCCGTCGCGGAATACAAGCAAGAAGCCAAGAAACAGCACCAGCCGCTCGCGTTCGCACTGTCGGACATCACTCTGCTCGCTTCCAACAAGTTCGGGTACAGCGCCGAGGACGTGCTGAACGCCTGCCAGGCGCTCTACGAAACCCACAAGCTGACTTCATACCCCCGTACCGATTGCGCCTACCTGCCCGAGTCGCAGCACGCCGACGTGCCCCGCGTCCTCGAGGCGATTCAGCACGTGAACGCGGAGCTGGCCGGCCTGGTGGCCGGCGCCGATCCGCGCTTGCAGTCCAAGACATGGGACGACTCGAAGATCACCGCGCACCACGGGATCGTCCCGACCCTGCACAAGGGCAGCAAGGCCGGCCTGAGCGAGAAGGAGCGCAACATCTATGACCTGATCGTGCGGGTGTACCTGGCGCAGTTCTATCCCGTCCATGAGTACCTGAGCACTACGGTCGGCGTAGATATCGAGGGGGAAACCTTCGTTGCCGCTGGCAAGGTTGTTACCCGCAACGGATGGCGCGACGTGTATCAGGAAGTCGACGAGCAGGACGCGGACAAGGACACCGACGAGAGCGTGAACCAGAGCCTTCCCGCCATGAAGAAGGGCGACGGCGTGACCTGCAAGCACGCCACCCGGAAGGATGCCAAGACGAAGCCGCCGGCCCGTTTCACCGAGGGCACGCTGATCCGGGCGATGGAGAACATCCATAAGTTTGTGCCTGATCCGGAGCACAAGAAGATGCTGCGAGAGGGCGACGGCATCGGTACGTCCGCCACCCGTGCATCCATCATTTCCGAGCTGAAACGCCGCGAGTTCCTGGCATCCAAGGGTAAGCAGATCGTTAGCACGACTTTGGGGCGCAGCATGATCGACGCCCTGCCGGAAGTGGTGAAGAGCCCCGTTCTGACTGCCCTCTACGAACGCATGTTGAAGGGCATCGAGCAGGGCACCGCCGAGCTGGCGGCCTTCAGCGCCAAGCAAGAGGCTTTCATTCGCGACCAGGTAGCGAAGGCGAACGACGGCGCCGTGACCATTACCGGCGGCCGCGAGGCCTTGCCGATTTCCAGCCTCTACAAGTGCATGGCGTGCGGGCACGGCCTGATCCGCCGGCCCACCAAGAAGCCGGGCGTCTTCTGGTGGGCGTGTAGCAACTTCCCGATGTGCAAGCAGAGCTATCCCGAGAGCAAGAACCCGAAACTCAAGGACAGACCCGACTACAGCGCCAGCCGCCACAACAACCACGAACAGGAGTAG